One window of the Desulforhopalus sp. genome contains the following:
- a CDS encoding glutamate synthase-related protein, with protein MRFDKINDVLGTANRGNAAESGLCTLCRADCAGKCETWKSSLVGRKLLYPRDFGMVTAGANNTTHIGISYNSLRIQGYAYGSIGLGEGLTHNPDDCIFPNVDLTTEFGGKIKTKSRLPLMTGALGSTFIAAKYWDSFAVGCALTGIPIVIGENVVGVDKESTITGGRIRKSPELDRRIDIYLRYFDGYGAIIVQMNVEDTRNGVAEYVAEKYGNKCIIELKWGQGAKNIGGEIQVTSLDYALFLKERGYVVDPNPALPEVQEAFAKGAIKSFARHSRLGGTNLDTVALVKEDFMKSVDYLRSLGFDRISLKTGSYGMEELAMAIKFASEAGLDLLTIDGSGGGTGMSPWNMMQSWGVPSINLHAKAYEYASILAAQGKRVVDLSFAGGFALEDSIFKGLALGAPYAKMICMGRGIMIPGFLGTNIEGALNPERRAAIHGNWDSLPKSVTDIGHTPEDIFASYFDVQKKIGKEEMKKIPYGAIAMWTMADKLACGVQQLLAGARKFNVSQITRNDIYAANRETAQETGITYITDAKNESAKNILLG; from the coding sequence ATGCGTTTTGACAAGATTAACGACGTTTTAGGAACTGCCAACCGAGGGAATGCTGCCGAATCAGGACTTTGTACCTTGTGCCGTGCCGATTGTGCCGGCAAATGTGAGACTTGGAAATCCAGTCTGGTGGGAAGAAAACTCCTTTATCCCCGCGATTTTGGCATGGTAACAGCGGGTGCCAATAACACCACCCACATCGGTATTTCCTACAATTCCTTACGCATCCAGGGCTATGCCTATGGTTCAATTGGTCTTGGCGAGGGTCTTACCCATAATCCCGACGATTGTATCTTTCCCAATGTTGATCTCACCACCGAGTTCGGCGGCAAAATCAAGACCAAGTCCCGTCTGCCTCTGATGACCGGCGCCTTGGGCTCGACCTTTATCGCTGCCAAATACTGGGATTCCTTTGCCGTTGGTTGCGCCCTCACCGGTATCCCAATTGTTATCGGTGAAAACGTTGTCGGCGTTGACAAAGAGTCGACTATCACCGGTGGCCGGATCAGAAAATCACCGGAACTTGACCGGCGCATCGATATCTATCTCCGCTACTTTGATGGCTATGGGGCGATCATTGTCCAGATGAACGTCGAGGACACCCGCAATGGTGTAGCCGAGTATGTTGCCGAAAAATATGGCAATAAGTGCATAATCGAATTGAAGTGGGGGCAGGGCGCCAAGAATATCGGCGGCGAAATCCAGGTCACCAGTCTTGACTACGCCCTCTTCCTGAAAGAGCGTGGCTATGTTGTTGATCCCAATCCGGCCTTACCGGAGGTACAGGAGGCTTTTGCCAAAGGCGCCATCAAGTCCTTTGCGCGGCATAGCCGTCTTGGCGGTACCAACCTCGACACCGTTGCCCTGGTGAAAGAAGACTTCATGAAGTCAGTTGATTACCTGCGCAGTCTTGGATTTGATCGCATTTCCTTGAAGACCGGTTCCTACGGCATGGAAGAACTGGCCATGGCCATCAAGTTCGCCTCCGAGGCGGGCCTCGACCTGCTGACCATCGACGGTTCCGGTGGTGGAACGGGTATGAGCCCCTGGAACATGATGCAGAGTTGGGGCGTCCCCTCCATAAACCTGCATGCCAAGGCTTACGAGTATGCCAGCATCCTGGCCGCCCAGGGCAAAAGGGTAGTCGATCTGTCCTTTGCCGGCGGTTTTGCCTTGGAAGACAGTATTTTCAAAGGTCTGGCCCTAGGCGCACCCTATGCCAAGATGATTTGTATGGGTCGGGGAATTATGATTCCGGGCTTCCTCGGCACCAACATCGAGGGTGCTCTCAATCCGGAGCGCAGGGCAGCGATTCACGGCAACTGGGACTCTCTGCCGAAGTCGGTCACCGATATTGGCCATACTCCTGAAGATATTTTTGCATCCTATTTCGATGTACAGAAGAAGATCGGCAAGGAAGAGATGAAGAAGATCCCCTATGGGGCCATTGCCATGTGGACCATGGCTGACAAGCTTGCCTGCGGCGTACAGCAGCTGCTTGCCGGTGCAAGGAAGTTTAACGTCTCCCAGATTACCCGCAACGACATTTATGCGGCCAACCGGGAAACCGCTCAGGAAACCGGGATCACCTACATAACCGATGCTAAAAACGAAAGCGCCAAGAACATCCTTCTTGGCTAG
- a CDS encoding GAF and ANTAR domain-containing protein: MEKSNQQTYDHYIKALMDIGQAITSDLFLEDLFKLIVMVTAKVTGVEICSLWLIDDNENPPLVRLKATQSLDPVYMKDRALKLHEGVVGYVLSTQQPLLIGNVLENERFKEKEMARKLGLVSMVGVPLQGKEGKVIGVLNCFTKTPHEFSETDINMLTAVASQAAVAIHNTELIIKTRVIEQELKSRKIIEKAKEILMHRRNLNGEEAYRWIRKRSMDTRKSMLDIAEALVLSDEL, from the coding sequence ATGGAAAAGTCAAATCAACAAACATATGATCACTATATCAAAGCGTTGATGGATATAGGTCAGGCCATTACCTCTGACCTATTTCTGGAAGATCTCTTTAAGCTAATCGTTATGGTGACGGCAAAGGTCACCGGAGTGGAGATCTGTTCGTTATGGTTGATTGATGATAATGAAAATCCGCCATTGGTGAGATTAAAAGCTACCCAATCACTTGATCCCGTTTATATGAAAGATCGTGCGCTTAAGCTGCACGAAGGGGTGGTCGGCTATGTGCTTTCAACACAGCAGCCATTGTTGATAGGTAATGTCCTCGAAAACGAACGGTTTAAAGAGAAAGAGATGGCCCGTAAGCTTGGTCTTGTTTCGATGGTTGGCGTCCCTCTTCAGGGAAAGGAGGGCAAGGTGATCGGTGTTCTCAACTGTTTCACCAAAACACCGCATGAGTTTTCGGAGACCGATATCAATATGCTGACCGCTGTAGCCAGTCAGGCTGCGGTGGCAATTCATAACACCGAACTCATTATTAAAACCAGGGTTATTGAGCAGGAACTGAAGTCGCGAAAAATCATAGAAAAGGCCAAGGAGATCCTCATGCACCGCCGGAATTTGAATGGGGAAGAGGCCTATAGATGGATTCGCAAACGGAGCATGGATACCCGCAAATCGATGCTCGATATAGCTGAAGCCCTTGTGCTGTCGGATGAGCTTTAA